ATTTGGAAAATGTTTAAGTATATCATCTATCAGAAGTTCCGTTTCCGGTCTTGGTATTAACGCACCCTCAGCTATATAAAACTCTTCTGAATAAAAACTGACCTTATTTGTAATATATTCAAAAGGTTCATTTTTACTTCTGCGTTGAACCATTTCAAAAAGTTTATCCGTATTTTCAACTGTAGTATTTTGATTTGTCAGAAGCCATAATTCATCTACAGCTAAATGATGCATTAAAAAAAGTTGAGCTTCACGGGAAGCTCTTGGTATATGTGGGTCTAGCTTACGAGTTATCTCACTCAAAAGCTCTTTTACTGTACTCAATTTATTTTACTATCTCTGTTCCCACACCCGCAGATGTAAAAAGCTCTAGTAGCATAGAATGTTCTAATCTTCCATCAATTATGTGTGCTTTTGCTACACCGCCGTCAATAGCTTCCAAACAAGCATCTACTTTTGGAACCATACCGCCGTGAATGGTCCCGTCTTTTTTAAGTGCTATAACTTCATCTTCCGTAAGTGAGCTTAAAAGTTCTTTGTCTTTGTTTAACACGCCCGGAGTATCCGTTAAAAAGATTATTTTATTTGCACCTATTGCTTTTGCAACTTGAGATGCTGCCAGGTCTGCATTTATATTATATCCCGGATGTCCAAGTTCCGATCCCGCTGCAATAGGAGCTATAACAGGTATAAACTTATCATCAATCAGTTTATGAACAACAGAAGCTTTTACTTCTGTTATATTTCCGGTAAGTCCCCACTTTTCAAAGTCTTTAGGCTCACCTGAAATAAAATGTGCATCTTTACCGCTTACACCGATAGCTTTAGCTCCGTGAGAATTTAAAAGTGAGACTATCTCTTTATTTATCTCACCGCTTAAGATCATCTCTGCTATCCTCATAACCTCTTTAGTCGTTACACGTTGCCCCTCAATAAAAGTTGTATCTATATTGAGAGCATCCAGCATATCGGTTATCTTTTTGCCGCCGCCGTGAATGATAACAGGCTTAATCCCAACAAGATACATAAGCAAGATATCTTCAGCAAACTTTTCTTTTAACTGTGGAGACGTTTGAGCACTTCCTCCATATTTTATTACAACTATTTCTTTGTTAAACTCTTTTATAAACGGCAGGGCATCAAGCAGCGTTTTTACTGTTTCAATCTTTTTTTGCACGATAATCCTCTATATATTTAAATACTTTTTCATCTACTTCCATCTCTAAATCCAATAAAGAAAGAGGCAGATTAAATTGTTCTAGTTTTACATAATCTTTGTACGTTACCAAAGCACTATCACTTTTATCTCTTTTTAATATATCTTCAATTTCATTTTTAGTAAAATTATAATGGTCTGCAAAATAATTCTTGCTAACCACATCCGGAAGATATTTATCTAAACGGCTTGGACGCGCTATGGCTGTTATAAGCGACATTTTATCACATCTATCTTTAAGAGCTGTTTTTCTCTTAAAATCAAATTCTTCCCTTAGTAAAACAACCTCTTTTGATTTCCATAATCTCTCACGATACGGTCCTGATGGAAGACAATAGTTGTTTATAAAATTTGATTCTATAAGGATATCTAGCTTTTTTATATCGTGTTTTGAATATGCATCATCTAAAAATACAATCTCTGCACCCATATCTTTAGCTTTGTCTATAGCTTCTTTTCTGTCTTCACTTACTATGACTATTGCATTTGGCAGTTTATTGGCATATATCATAGCTTCATCACCGCTTACACTTACATCTTCAAGTATTTTTTTCCCATCACTAACTACATGAAGTCCTAACGATTCTCTCCCAAATCCTCTAAGTATAACTGCAACATTTTCATATCTGGATGCAAGTGCGGTTACAAGGGGTGTTTTTCCGCTACCTCCCACATTTAAGTTGCCTACACTTATTATATCTACATCAAAATCATGCGGTTTTTGAAGTTTGAAATTTAACCACATAAAAAAGCAGTATAACCAACTAAGAGGCAATAAAAAAAATGACACTATTTTTTGAAAAAAATTTGGATTGTAAAAGTATCTCTCAACCCAAAATATAAAACTATTATTCATGCCAAAATTATAGCTAAATAGATGCTTAAATTATTAATAATCTAACTCATATACCTCTTTTTCTTTTATGTCGCGAAACTGCACTATTTTTTTACCTTTATGGTCCATACTAAACACTTCGGCATCTTCGAGTTTTTTAAAAGGTATCAACTCGTCTCCCATCGGTCCATATACGTCACTGCCGATAACATAGTAAGCTTCTTTTGCATCTATAGCTTTTTGAGAGTAGTAATCCGTCACAAGGATTTTTGAAATACTTTCTTTTGTGGATGTTTTGTAATCTCCCCATTTCATAGGGTCAAAATAAAACTTCATCATATCTTTTACACCGTCAAACGAGTAGTGATGCTCATGTCTGTCGTGTTTATAAAATATTTGGGCTGCCCACTTTGGATATTTATATGTAAACATACCGCAAACCGGACATTTTTCACCGTCTTTTAGTTCAATCTTTCCTGCTATAGAATCTAAGTCTCCAAACTTTTTTACATCCCAAAGATATAATGATAAAGAGTGAAGATATTTTTCTTTTATCGGTTTACAAAGTTTTTTATTTTTTATATCTGCTTTTAATTCGTTAATCTCTAAATAATTACTTAAATCTATATCTTTTTTACATTTAGCTTCATAAATCTTTTTACCCATCGGGTATATCTTTTTTTCTTTTGTTTTCTTTTGTTTTAATAAATCTTTTTTAAGTGTCTCTTGAGTATTTTTTAATGCCGTATTAAGATCAACAATCTCACCTGAATATTTTTTTTGAAAGTTTTGGGCATCTGCTTTTGAAGCAAAAGCGAACTTTGAAATACTACTCATAGTCCCTTTAATATTTGAGTCTATTACATAAAAAGCTTTTTTGGCATCTATTAGTTTTTGAGTATGGGCATCTACAACTTTAATATAGTTTTTATCTATCCCATACTCTTGCATATCAACTGCCAAACAGTGCATAGAACAATATTGTCTATGCGTACCGTTATTGAGTTTTGAGGCGTGTGAAGTTTTGTAATACATCTTAATGTTCATACCGCATATAGGACACCAATGTTTTTGTTCGCCCTTTTGAGTTAAAACGGGTTTTACACTGGCTTGTTTAGAAAAACTTTGTGCACCAAATAGTAACTGTGAAAATATTAAGATTGATATTAACGTAAACTTCATATAAATTTATCTTCTCCCTAAGTAAAGACCTACGGCTTGAAGCTTTTTACCTTTCATTTCACCGCAAATATTGCTCGATTTTACAAATGCTTTGGCTTCAGCTACCGATGCAAATTTTTTATCTGTTTTTTTACACATTTTATTGTACATCATTTCACCTTTTTTTGCCATTTCAGCCTGCTTTTTACCTATCATTTTCATCTCTTTGTCAAGTGCCTTTGAAGCAACTGCATATGTTGCATCGAAGTTCATAAGCTCTCCGCCGTTTTCTTTAGCAAAAGCTTTTGCATCTTGATTATTTAAAAAAGCATACTTACTCTTCATAGTCATAGTACCTTTTTTAGAACTTCCGACTACATAAGTAGCTTTTGTAGCATCTATAAACTTTAAGCTCTTAGTATCTACGACTTTAATATCTTTTGCATCAAAACCGTTTTTGATTTTATCTTCTGCTAAACAGTGAAGTGAACAATACTGTTTAGTATGTCCATCATGTGTTGCAGCATGATTTGTTTTATAAAACATCGGAAGGGTCATACCACAGATTGAACAATACATTTTAGCTTTGCCATCTTGTAAAATAGTAGCCTTTTTCATCGGCACACTTTGAAACATTTCCATCTGTTTCTTACCCTTGTCCATATTGCTTGCATAAATCATTGAACTAAGTACAAGAAGTACGCTAATCACTCTTTTCATATTATCTCCTTAACTTATAATATAGATAATTTTACAAAATATTTGTTAAGATAGTGTTAAATTGTAGGAAAAGATTACACCCTTGTGGATGCAACCTCTTTTATAGTTTCAATTACAAATTTAACTTCCTCATCACTCATCGATGCGTAGATAGGAAGGGAAAGTACCTGTTGGTAAGAGCGAAGTGCTACAGGAAAGGCATTTACTTTTAAAGCATATTTAGACTTATAGTACGATATTAAATGTAGAGGTATAAAGTGTAGTCCGGTATGCACACCTTTGTCTTTTAACTCTCTGGCGAACGAGTCGCGATTTTTATCGACTTTAACTATATAAAGAGAATAAGGAGTCTCAACATTGTCTAAATCAGGAATCGTTATATGCTCAACCCCGGCAAGTTCTTTAGAATACATTGCAGCTATATCTTTTTGTCTCTCAATGACAGAATCTTGTTTTTTAATCATAGCACGAATATAAGCTGCATCTAACTGACTCATAGAATAATCATTTCCTATATCCACGACATCATAGATATATTCCAGTGCATCTTCTTCATCACTCTTAACGATAGCATGATTGTTTAAAAGTCTCGCACGCTTTAATATATCATCGTCATTTGTTACAAGCATTCCACCGTTACAAATATTTTCTCTCAAATGTGAAGAGAAATTAAAACAGGTTATGTCAGCTCCGGTTGAACCGATTTTATCACCGTTATAAGTAGCACCTAGTGCATCACAAGCATCTTCTACAATCTTAACATTGTAAAGTTTACCCATATTATAAAGTCTTTCTAAATCAACCGTAATTCCTGCGATATGGGTAACTATAACCGCTTTTAGTTTTTTAGAAGTATTGTCTTGAAGGTACTCTTCTAATTTATTTAAGTTGATGTTATAGTAATCTTCTTCAATATCTATAAATACGGGTTCGGCATCAAAATGACGTACGACCTCAGGTACATTTGGATGTGAGTTTACGGAACACACAACCTTATCACCACGTTTTAAATCAAGTGCCAGCATCGCAAGGTGCAAAGCAGAAGTGCCGTGCGAAGTTGCTACGCTGTGGGTAGCACCTATGTATGAACAAAACTCATCTTCAAGTTCTTCACGCTGACATAAATCATCACCGTCAAGTGCATCGCTTACGTTTGAGTGTTCCTCTACACCGTTTTCATATTTACTAAACAATACTTCCATATTTTTTCCTTTTAAAGTGTGATATCCCTAGGATAATTAAAGTCGTGGTTGATTGTACGAGAGGTAAGTTTTGCGATAACCGGCATTTTTCTTTTAAAATGGTTTTTAAAAATTCTACCGATAATCATCTCTAACATCTGTGCATCCACACCTTGATTTATAATCTCTTCTTTACTTAGTCTATCTTCAACATATAACTTCATAGCATGATCAAGACTGGCATATGAATACCCTAAATCTTCCTCATCGTTTTGCCCGTCCCATAAATCGGCTGAGGGCGGTTTTTTAATTATAGATTTACTTACACCTAGATACTCGGCAAGTTCATATACTTCACTTTTATATAAATCACCTATCGGATTGATGGCAGATGCCAAGTCACCGTAAAGCGTTCCATAACCAAGCATAAGCTCACTTTTGTTACTCGTACCCAAAACAAGTGCCGAGTTTTTAGCAGACATATCAAACAGAGTTACCATTCTAAGTCTTGCAGATAAATTTCCACGACGAAGATTATCCATATCCGGATTTAAATCTTCATACGGCTTTAACATTGCGTCTATTGATACCTCTATAGCATTTATGCCAAAGTCCCTACATAATTCGTCTGCATCATCCAACGAACTTTGAGACGAATAATGTGATGGCATCTTTACACATAAAAGGTTATCTTTAAAAACTTTCTGAGCAAGAACGGCAACAACGGCAGAATCTATGCCGCCGCTTAAACCGACTACTACATTTTTCAGACCTGTTTTTTTTACTTCATTTTCTAAAAAACATTCTAAATATTCTGTAATTTGACTATACTTACTCAACTCTAACCTTTAATTTTCTTTAACGGTGTAGATTATATCTAATTTTTGTTACTAAGCAATATATAATCTTTTAACAAACATTTTTAATATCTAATATTTTCAATTTGCTACACAAAAAGTATTTATATAAAATTTTTAAATTTAAATTCTAACTTATAATTATATTAATTTAAAATTATAAATAATATAACTAAAGGATAATTTTTATCCTTTAGACTATAATTCTACAACTTTTATAAAAAGGATATGAAATGGCTTGTGACACAGGCACAAAACCTATAGAAGAGATTGAAACAGCGGTTTCTGAAAAAGAACAAACTAATAATATAGAAAATAAAAAGGAAAATAAGATGGCTTCATCATTAGTATTAAGAAAATCACCGGAATTTAAAATGGATGCGTATAATGCACAAACAGGACACTATGAAACTGTAAGTAGTGAAGATTACACAGGAAAATGGTCGGTTGTATGTTTTTACCCTGCAGACTTTACATTTGTATGTCCTACTGAAATAGCTGCAATGAATGCAAAATATGACGAGTTTAAAGAGATGGGAGTGGAGATTTTAGCAGTCTCTACAGATACAAAATTCTCACATAAAAGATTTGTTGAAACAGAACCTTTATTAAAGGGATTAAAACTTACAATAGGTGCTGACCCTACAGGTACCGTAAGCCGTGCATTTGGTGTAATGATTGAAGAAGAAGGTGTTGCACTTAGAGGTAGATTCCTAATCAATCCTGAAGGTACGGTAGTAGCTCAGGAAGTTCAAGCACCCTCAGTAGGTAGAAACGTACACGAGTTCTTAAGACAGGTAAAAGCTTGGCAACATGCTGAAAAAACCGGTGAGGTATGTCCTGCAGGTTGGACACCGGGCGGTAAAACACTTCCTGTAAATACTGACGTAGAACAAATGACCGGACGTGTAGGTGACTATATAACCGTTGAAGAGATCATGTCATAATTATAAAAGGGCTTAGGCTCTTTTATAAGTTAACATACGTTTTTATGGGCAATATCTTTTAGTTCTCTACAAGAAAAACCCGCTTCTAACCTTGCATCTTTATTTATATCTCTAGCTCTGTCAAATCCCTGAGGATAATACTTATCTATGATTTGAAAATATATATCTTTATCTTTTTTCTCTTTTTGACAAGCGTATTCAAACCATTTATCACCTTTTTTTACATGAGAAACTTCCTCTTCTAAAATAACATTTAAAGAACTGACAAGCTCGTTTAATATCTCATCTTTTTGAAGCCTATCAAGTTTTTTTAGGATCAATGGTGTAGCATCCAAACCGTTTGCCTCAAGATACCTCGGAACAACCGCCATACGTTCCAATAAGTTCTGTGTTTTTTGAGATGCTTCAAATAATGAGTTATGCACCTCTATATCACCGTAATTTGC
The genomic region above belongs to Sulfurimonas lithotrophica and contains:
- a CDS encoding peroxiredoxin, coding for MASSLVLRKSPEFKMDAYNAQTGHYETVSSEDYTGKWSVVCFYPADFTFVCPTEIAAMNAKYDEFKEMGVEILAVSTDTKFSHKRFVETEPLLKGLKLTIGADPTGTVSRAFGVMIEEEGVALRGRFLINPEGTVVAQEVQAPSVGRNVHEFLRQVKAWQHAEKTGEVCPAGWTPGGKTLPVNTDVEQMTGRVGDYITVEEIMS
- a CDS encoding ferritin-like domain-containing protein; the encoded protein is MNFYNELEEIIKTQNPHDKFVRFYSFYAKYQNNECILEKYFKPKFFEEPSYASVCKIVPPQVVPKRSNLTTKEGQVNLLHAIAHIEYSAIDLALDAAYRFQDLPKEYYDDWLEVAEDEIRHFKMLEKLLHKIGANYGDIEVHNSLFEASQKTQNLLERMAVVPRYLEANGLDATPLILKKLDRLQKDEILNELVSSLNVILEEEVSHVKKGDKWFEYACQKEKKDKDIYFQIIDKYYPQGFDRARDINKDARLEAGFSCRELKDIAHKNVC
- a CDS encoding nitrous oxide reductase accessory protein NosL — encoded protein: MKRVISVLLVLSSMIYASNMDKGKKQMEMFQSVPMKKATILQDGKAKMYCSICGMTLPMFYKTNHAATHDGHTKQYCSLHCLAEDKIKNGFDAKDIKVVDTKSLKFIDATKATYVVGSSKKGTMTMKSKYAFLNNQDAKAFAKENGGELMNFDATYAVASKALDKEMKMIGKKQAEMAKKGEMMYNKMCKKTDKKFASVAEAKAFVKSSNICGEMKGKKLQAVGLYLGRR
- a CDS encoding NAD+ synthase, whose protein sequence is MSKYSQITEYLECFLENEVKKTGLKNVVVGLSGGIDSAVVAVLAQKVFKDNLLCVKMPSHYSSQSSLDDADELCRDFGINAIEVSIDAMLKPYEDLNPDMDNLRRGNLSARLRMVTLFDMSAKNSALVLGTSNKSELMLGYGTLYGDLASAINPIGDLYKSEVYELAEYLGVSKSIIKKPPSADLWDGQNDEEDLGYSYASLDHAMKLYVEDRLSKEEIINQGVDAQMLEMIIGRIFKNHFKRKMPVIAKLTSRTINHDFNYPRDITL
- a CDS encoding tetraacyldisaccharide 4'-kinase, with product MNNSFIFWVERYFYNPNFFQKIVSFFLLPLSWLYCFFMWLNFKLQKPHDFDVDIISVGNLNVGGSGKTPLVTALASRYENVAVILRGFGRESLGLHVVSDGKKILEDVSVSGDEAMIYANKLPNAIVIVSEDRKEAIDKAKDMGAEIVFLDDAYSKHDIKKLDILIESNFINNYCLPSGPYRERLWKSKEVVLLREEFDFKRKTALKDRCDKMSLITAIARPSRLDKYLPDVVSKNYFADHYNFTKNEIEDILKRDKSDSALVTYKDYVKLEQFNLPLSLLDLEMEVDEKVFKYIEDYRAKKD
- a CDS encoding nitrous oxide reductase accessory protein NosL, with amino-acid sequence MKFTLISILIFSQLLFGAQSFSKQASVKPVLTQKGEQKHWCPICGMNIKMYYKTSHASKLNNGTHRQYCSMHCLAVDMQEYGIDKNYIKVVDAHTQKLIDAKKAFYVIDSNIKGTMSSISKFAFASKADAQNFQKKYSGEIVDLNTALKNTQETLKKDLLKQKKTKEKKIYPMGKKIYEAKCKKDIDLSNYLEINELKADIKNKKLCKPIKEKYLHSLSLYLWDVKKFGDLDSIAGKIELKDGEKCPVCGMFTYKYPKWAAQIFYKHDRHEHHYSFDGVKDMMKFYFDPMKWGDYKTSTKESISKILVTDYYSQKAIDAKEAYYVIGSDVYGPMGDELIPFKKLEDAEVFSMDHKGKKIVQFRDIKEKEVYELDY
- a CDS encoding DegT/DnrJ/EryC1/StrS family aminotransferase, which translates into the protein MEVLFSKYENGVEEHSNVSDALDGDDLCQREELEDEFCSYIGATHSVATSHGTSALHLAMLALDLKRGDKVVCSVNSHPNVPEVVRHFDAEPVFIDIEEDYYNINLNKLEEYLQDNTSKKLKAVIVTHIAGITVDLERLYNMGKLYNVKIVEDACDALGATYNGDKIGSTGADITCFNFSSHLRENICNGGMLVTNDDDILKRARLLNNHAIVKSDEEDALEYIYDVVDIGNDYSMSQLDAAYIRAMIKKQDSVIERQKDIAAMYSKELAGVEHITIPDLDNVETPYSLYIVKVDKNRDSFARELKDKGVHTGLHFIPLHLISYYKSKYALKVNAFPVALRSYQQVLSLPIYASMSDEEVKFVIETIKEVASTRV
- the argB gene encoding acetylglutamate kinase — its product is MQKKIETVKTLLDALPFIKEFNKEIVVIKYGGSAQTSPQLKEKFAEDILLMYLVGIKPVIIHGGGKKITDMLDALNIDTTFIEGQRVTTKEVMRIAEMILSGEINKEIVSLLNSHGAKAIGVSGKDAHFISGEPKDFEKWGLTGNITEVKASVVHKLIDDKFIPVIAPIAAGSELGHPGYNINADLAASQVAKAIGANKIIFLTDTPGVLNKDKELLSSLTEDEVIALKKDGTIHGGMVPKVDACLEAIDGGVAKAHIIDGRLEHSMLLELFTSAGVGTEIVK